One stretch of Amycolatopsis tolypomycina DNA includes these proteins:
- a CDS encoding globin, with amino-acid sequence MSEPANLYEAVGGEPTFRRIVGRFYEEVARDEILRPLYPEEDLGPAEERFRLFLIQYWGGPHTYSDQRGHPRLRMRHAPFKIGPLERDAWLRCIRIAVDEENLEEPYRGQLWAYLEMAAHSMMNSFV; translated from the coding sequence GTGAGCGAACCGGCGAACCTGTACGAAGCGGTGGGCGGCGAACCGACGTTCCGCCGGATCGTCGGGCGGTTCTACGAAGAGGTCGCGCGCGACGAGATCCTCCGCCCGCTCTACCCCGAAGAAGACCTCGGGCCAGCCGAAGAGCGCTTCCGGCTGTTCCTCATCCAGTACTGGGGCGGCCCGCACACCTACTCCGACCAGCGCGGGCACCCGCGGCTGCGGATGCGGCACGCGCCGTTCAAGATCGGGCCGCTCGAGCGGGATGCCTGGCTTCGCTGCATCCGGATCGCCGTCGACGAAGAGAACCTGGAAGAGCCGTACCGCGGGCAGCTCTGGGCGTATCTGGAGATGGCCGCGCACAGCATGATGAACAGCTTCGTATGA
- a CDS encoding mechanosensitive ion channel domain-containing protein, giving the protein MQDPSTFCYQVFDVTNNKWLAGSANWLITKPIKILMIIVIAFLVRLLVRRLINRVTTLPKTGGKLPSMLRPLRERAPEVLGSAIIERRRQRAKTIGSVLKSMATFLIYGLAFILVLGELGINLGPIIASAGIIGVAIGFGAQNLVKDFLSGIFMMVEDQYGVGDVVDVGEASGTVESVGLRITTLRDVKGTVWYVRNGEVLRVGNSSQGFAVAVVDVPLGYTADVERATTVLGEAASAATESEALKDNVLEPPEMLGVESVTPEGLSLRLTVKVRPGKQWAVQRALRAQLLAALEEAGFDPPLGRLFPPAAPAPGK; this is encoded by the coding sequence ATCCAGGACCCCAGCACGTTCTGTTACCAGGTCTTCGATGTCACGAACAACAAGTGGCTGGCGGGTTCGGCGAATTGGCTGATCACCAAGCCGATCAAGATCCTCATGATCATCGTGATCGCGTTCTTGGTCCGGCTGCTGGTCAGACGGCTGATCAACCGCGTCACGACACTGCCGAAGACCGGCGGCAAGCTCCCGTCGATGCTGCGTCCCCTGCGCGAGCGCGCGCCGGAGGTGCTCGGCTCCGCCATCATCGAACGGCGCCGCCAGCGCGCGAAGACCATCGGCTCGGTGCTGAAGTCGATGGCGACGTTCCTGATCTACGGCCTGGCGTTCATCCTCGTGCTGGGCGAACTGGGCATCAACCTCGGCCCGATCATCGCGTCGGCGGGCATCATCGGCGTCGCGATCGGGTTCGGCGCGCAGAACCTGGTCAAGGACTTCCTGTCCGGGATCTTCATGATGGTCGAGGACCAGTACGGCGTCGGCGACGTCGTCGACGTCGGCGAGGCGTCCGGCACGGTCGAGTCGGTCGGCCTCCGGATCACGACGCTGCGTGACGTCAAGGGCACGGTCTGGTACGTCCGCAACGGCGAGGTCCTGCGCGTCGGCAACTCGAGCCAGGGCTTCGCGGTGGCGGTCGTGGACGTGCCGCTCGGCTACACGGCCGACGTCGAGCGCGCGACGACGGTCCTCGGCGAGGCGGCTTCGGCGGCCACCGAGAGCGAAGCGCTGAAGGACAACGTCCTCGAGCCGCCGGAGATGCTGGGTGTGGAAAGCGTCACACCGGAGGGTCTCTCCCTGCGCCTGACGGTGAAGGTGCGGCCGGGCAAGCAGTGGGCGGTGCAGCGGGCGCTGCGGGCCCAGCTGCTGGCGGCCCTGGAGGAGGCCGGTTTCGACCCGCCGCTCGGCCGGCTGTTCCCGCCCGCGGCCCCGGCTCCCGGGAAGTAG
- a CDS encoding HNH endonuclease, protein MLLLNATFEPLTALPLRRAVVLVMCGKAEVVHGDPGGIELHSAKVSLPVPSVIRLSTYVRVPYRAQVPLTRAGLMHRDRYRCAYCGGRAETIDHVVPRSRGGPHSWTNCVACCAKCNHRKADRLLSEIGWRLRVVPRAPHGPHWRLLAHSKEADPLWRPYLGSAA, encoded by the coding sequence GTGCTCCTGCTCAACGCCACTTTCGAGCCGCTGACGGCGCTGCCGCTGCGGCGCGCCGTCGTGCTCGTGATGTGCGGCAAGGCCGAAGTGGTGCACGGTGACCCCGGGGGGATCGAGCTGCACTCGGCGAAGGTCTCGCTGCCGGTGCCTTCGGTGATCCGCCTCAGCACGTACGTCCGCGTACCGTATCGGGCCCAGGTGCCGCTGACCCGCGCGGGGCTCATGCACCGCGACCGGTACCGCTGCGCCTACTGCGGCGGGCGGGCCGAGACGATCGACCACGTCGTCCCGCGCAGCCGGGGTGGCCCCCACAGCTGGACCAACTGCGTCGCCTGCTGCGCCAAGTGCAACCACCGCAAGGCGGACCGGCTGCTCTCGGAGATCGGCTGGCGGCTGCGGGTCGTCCCGCGGGCGCCCCACGGCCCGCACTGGCGGCTGCTCGCGCACTCCAAGGAGGCCGATCCGCTCTGGCGGCCGTATCTGGGCTCCGCCGCCTAG